The following proteins are co-located in the Billgrantia tianxiuensis genome:
- a CDS encoding DUF3450 domain-containing protein translates to MLWLGLAASASADPELQQETREAQRSQAELQASIDAADDEARAMLEELRELERAERRLARENAELAPRLERQAAMLDRREAALDTLAETREALPVLQERLIERLEQWVDDDMPFLREERQARVASLRSQADELTSAERWERIVAAWRTELDYGREVDAWRGYLGEGDSRREVDYLRLGRVGFYYLTPDGRAGRVWQADTGSWAPLDEAQRRDVRNGLRIARDRRAPELLELPISQPLERTEEGGA, encoded by the coding sequence ATGCTCTGGCTGGGTCTGGCCGCCTCGGCCTCCGCAGACCCCGAGCTACAGCAGGAGACGAGAGAGGCTCAGCGTAGCCAGGCCGAACTGCAGGCCAGTATCGACGCCGCCGACGACGAGGCGCGAGCCATGCTCGAGGAACTGCGTGAGCTGGAGCGTGCTGAGCGCCGCCTTGCGCGAGAGAACGCCGAGCTGGCGCCGCGGCTCGAGCGCCAAGCCGCCATGCTGGATCGTCGCGAGGCGGCACTCGATACCTTGGCGGAAACCCGTGAAGCCTTGCCGGTACTGCAGGAGCGCCTGATCGAGCGGCTCGAGCAGTGGGTCGACGACGATATGCCGTTCCTACGCGAGGAGCGTCAGGCACGGGTTGCCAGCCTGCGCTCCCAGGCCGATGAACTGACCAGTGCCGAACGCTGGGAGCGGATCGTCGCGGCGTGGCGCACCGAACTGGATTACGGACGCGAAGTCGATGCCTGGCGCGGCTACCTCGGAGAGGGAGATTCGCGCCGCGAGGTGGACTACCTGAGGCTTGGGCGAGTGGGCTTCTATTATCTGACCCCGGACGGCCGCGCCGGGCGCGTGTGGCAGGCTGATACCGGCAGTTGGGCACCGCTCGACGAAGCCCAGCGTCGCGATGTGCGCAATGGCCTGCGCATCGCACGCGATCGCCGCGCCCCCGAACTGCTCGAGCTACCCATTTCGCAGCCGCTCGAACGCACCGAGGAGGGCGGCGCATGA
- a CDS encoding MotA/TolQ/ExbB proton channel family protein, whose product MCISTNLQAQSEPLTTLRAEREAAEARDRARLAELLEDRDALEAALEEARAAHGQAEARNSELRAEAEALNERQAELEARQQEQGDDLEAILASLAQHSGELRDGLADSWLMVQGAGLPPRLDDAEVLELEHLEAFADSLVALTADTARVVRFEAPVAAADGEIAPREVIRVGDFTAFTDGHLLRRGVDDRALSVVERTPREVAASLAAFHAGESRSLTFDPTRGQVMAALAQRPSLLERFHQGGAVGYVVVGLGAIGLLVALLQYAYLLRVSLAMRRQLRDLTTLREDNPLGRVLLRFGALRDDPVPEALEARLDEAVLAELPRLERGQPLVKLLAAVAPLLGLLGTVTGMIVTFQAITVFGTGDPQLMAGGISQALVTTVLGLITAVPLLFAHTALAGRSRRLAGLVEGQASAALAEQLEQRPHGPDSITGSARRDPALA is encoded by the coding sequence ATGTGTATCTCGACGAATCTCCAGGCACAGTCGGAGCCGTTGACCACCCTGCGCGCCGAGCGTGAGGCTGCCGAGGCTCGCGACCGGGCGCGTCTGGCCGAATTGCTCGAGGACCGGGATGCCCTGGAAGCCGCTCTCGAGGAGGCCCGCGCCGCCCATGGTCAGGCTGAGGCGCGCAACAGCGAGCTTAGGGCCGAGGCCGAGGCGTTGAACGAGCGCCAGGCCGAGCTCGAGGCGCGCCAACAGGAGCAGGGGGATGACCTCGAGGCGATCCTGGCCTCGCTTGCCCAGCACAGCGGCGAATTGCGCGATGGCCTGGCCGACAGCTGGCTGATGGTGCAGGGTGCTGGGCTGCCGCCGCGACTCGACGATGCTGAAGTGCTCGAACTCGAGCATCTCGAAGCCTTCGCCGATAGTCTGGTAGCGCTGACCGCGGATACCGCGCGGGTGGTTCGCTTCGAGGCGCCGGTGGCCGCGGCCGATGGCGAGATTGCGCCGCGCGAAGTGATCCGCGTCGGCGATTTCACTGCCTTCACCGACGGTCACCTGCTGCGTCGCGGCGTCGACGACCGGGCCCTGTCGGTGGTCGAGCGTACCCCGCGTGAAGTCGCCGCGAGCCTGGCGGCCTTCCATGCCGGCGAATCGCGCTCGCTGACGTTCGATCCGACACGCGGCCAGGTCATGGCGGCCCTGGCACAGCGACCGAGCCTGCTCGAACGCTTCCATCAAGGTGGGGCGGTCGGCTATGTGGTGGTGGGGCTGGGGGCCATCGGCCTGTTGGTTGCCCTGCTGCAATATGCCTATCTGCTGCGCGTCAGTCTGGCCATGCGTCGCCAGTTGCGCGATCTCACCACATTGCGCGAGGACAATCCGCTCGGCCGCGTGCTGCTGCGCTTCGGGGCGCTGAGGGACGACCCGGTGCCGGAAGCGCTGGAGGCCCGCCTCGACGAAGCGGTGCTGGCCGAGCTACCGCGCCTCGAGCGCGGCCAGCCGCTGGTCAAGCTGCTGGCCGCCGTGGCGCCGCTGCTGGGGCTGCTGGGCACCGTCACCGGAATGATCGTGACCTTCCAGGCGATCACCGTATTCGGTACCGGCGATCCGCAGCTGATGGCCGGCGGCATCAGTCAGGCACTGGTGACGACCGTGCTGGGCCTGATTACCGCCGTGCCGCTGCTGTTCGCGCATACGGCGCTGGCGGGTCGCAGCCGTCGCCTGGCGGGGCTGGTGGAGGGACAGGCCAGCGCCGCCCTGGCCGAGCAGCTCGAGCAGCGCCCGCATGGGCCCGACAGCATCACCGGGAGTGCCCGCCGTGATCCCGCTCTGGCTTGA
- a CDS encoding MotA/TolQ/ExbB proton channel family protein — MGPTASPGVPAVIPLWLEPLQRLVEAGGSVLVVIALVAMLLFSLALERVWYFRITYRRARRALIARWMARQDHLSWSALTLREAWARELIGRLRRPLPWLRLLVALCPLLGLLGTVTGMIAVFDSLAMTDTSQARAMADGVARATLPTLTGMAVAVVGLLFTSRLEQIIRREDQRLHDRLARAVEDTDA; from the coding sequence ATGGGCCCGACAGCATCACCGGGAGTGCCCGCCGTGATCCCGCTCTGGCTTGAGCCGCTGCAGCGCCTGGTCGAGGCGGGCGGCTCGGTCCTGGTGGTGATCGCGCTGGTCGCCATGCTGCTGTTCAGCCTGGCGCTGGAGCGGGTGTGGTATTTCCGCATCACCTACCGCCGCGCGCGGCGTGCCCTGATCGCTCGCTGGATGGCGCGCCAGGATCACTTGAGCTGGAGCGCGCTCACGCTGCGCGAAGCCTGGGCGCGTGAGCTGATCGGACGGCTGCGCCGTCCGCTGCCGTGGCTCAGGCTGCTGGTGGCGCTGTGCCCACTGCTGGGGCTGCTGGGCACGGTGACCGGCATGATCGCCGTGTTCGACAGCCTGGCGATGACCGATACCAGCCAGGCCCGCGCCATGGCCGATGGCGTGGCCCGGGCTACCCTGCCGACCCTGACCGGCATGGCGGTGGCGGTGGTGGGGCTGCTGTTCACCAGCCGCCTCGAGCAGATCATTCGTCGCGAGGACCAGCGGCTGCACGACCGCTTGGCCCGTGCCGTGGAGGATACCGATGCGTAG
- a CDS encoding ExbD/TolR family protein, producing MRRRRLGADDGEASEVNLTPMLDVVFIMLIFFIVTTSFIKESGVEIERPESSAASPRPDAQVMVAITPEGAVWVDGRAVDLHRVGGEVASLVSDDGSVVIQADRDSTTGLLIEVMDRIREAGVEQVAVAASRSRP from the coding sequence ATGCGTAGACGCCGCCTTGGCGCCGATGACGGCGAGGCCAGCGAAGTCAACCTGACGCCGATGCTGGACGTCGTCTTCATCATGCTGATCTTCTTCATCGTCACCACCAGCTTCATCAAGGAGAGCGGGGTGGAGATCGAGCGACCCGAATCCAGCGCCGCTTCCCCGCGGCCCGATGCCCAGGTGATGGTTGCCATCACTCCCGAGGGGGCGGTATGGGTCGACGGCCGCGCGGTGGACCTGCATCGCGTCGGTGGCGAAGTGGCCTCGCTGGTGAGTGATGACGGCTCGGTGGTGATCCAGGCTGACCGCGACTCCACCACCGGTCTGCTGATCGAAGTGATGGATCGCATCCGCGAGGCCGGCGTGGAGCAGGTGGCCGTGGCCGCCAGCCGGAGCAGGCCGTGA
- a CDS encoding iron transporter codes for MTRIPFSALGGVALALLLFWLLALLVAPPEEEFDVIDESLTLSMVEAPEPVQEEVVEPSAEPPPPQAEATPPPQPEPLPPLESAIAMPEPELPPEPVEPLELDTSLPELSEARPEPPPEPAPQPRPEPEPTPEPAPSSQPSPSPAPSAAPAESAPVEPAPAEQGPVDVGQIAPTNRVPPEYPRVHSGAAWKGTWSCSS; via the coding sequence GTGACGCGTATACCGTTCTCTGCATTGGGCGGGGTGGCTCTCGCATTGTTGTTGTTCTGGCTGCTGGCACTGCTGGTGGCGCCGCCGGAAGAGGAGTTCGACGTCATCGACGAGAGCCTGACACTGAGCATGGTCGAGGCCCCAGAGCCGGTGCAGGAGGAAGTGGTCGAACCCAGCGCCGAACCGCCGCCTCCCCAGGCCGAAGCGACGCCACCGCCTCAGCCGGAACCGCTGCCACCGCTGGAAAGCGCGATCGCCATGCCCGAACCGGAGCTGCCGCCGGAACCGGTGGAACCGCTCGAACTCGACACCAGCTTGCCCGAGCTCAGCGAGGCCCGGCCGGAACCTCCGCCGGAGCCCGCTCCGCAGCCTCGGCCAGAGCCCGAGCCGACGCCCGAGCCAGCACCGTCATCCCAGCCGAGCCCGTCGCCGGCACCCAGTGCGGCCCCTGCCGAGTCCGCCCCCGTTGAACCTGCGCCCGCCGAGCAGGGGCCGGTGGATGTAGGCCAGATCGCCCCGACCAATCGCGTACCGCCGGAGTACCCCCGCGTGCACAGCGGCGCGGCCTGGAAGGGCACGTGGAGCTGCAGTTCCTGA
- a CDS encoding TonB family protein, producing MELQFLIRPDGSVDRSSIRVVESQPRHVFDSAAEQAVARWQFEPASGVRRARQRLEFQLR from the coding sequence GTGGAGCTGCAGTTCCTGATTCGTCCCGACGGCAGCGTCGATCGCTCATCCATCCGTGTGGTCGAGTCTCAGCCGCGCCACGTCTTCGATTCGGCCGCCGAGCAGGCCGTGGCGCGCTGGCAGTTCGAGCCGGCCAGCGGCGTGCGGCGTGCGCGGCAGCGCCTCGAATTCCAATTGAGGTAA
- a CDS encoding tetratricopeptide repeat protein, which yields MRAVRYLVVCGLVVCAGLLVSASAMAQAPALSGDIIADLEQLQQALRQGEHERVAERARAQAQRFEGGNAADRWASALYRQLAAGAAAGVGQHEAAAEQLRQARRIQEAPQVQRDRWLQEEARLRLAAGQMEEAVTLWLDWHQRHDGSPDDRWRLARALAELERWEEAAQWVERALADDPAPGERRQALAATVFQRAGRGEQALARLEASLNAQAEPAAWRRAAALAQGLGDAQRAAAIWEAGWRLGALAGEDDLRQRIELHLAAGTPARAAEYLQAALEEGALPDTVDHRRLLARAWEAARDRERALEAWRELARRSGEGQDWRRLGLLAHAWGRPELARQAMQQAQRRGEEIDPRWLSTL from the coding sequence ATGCGTGCCGTACGATATCTCGTGGTTTGTGGTCTCGTCGTCTGTGCCGGGCTGCTGGTATCCGCTTCGGCGATGGCCCAGGCGCCGGCGCTCTCCGGCGATATCATTGCCGACCTGGAGCAGCTTCAGCAGGCGCTACGGCAAGGCGAACACGAGCGGGTGGCCGAACGTGCTCGTGCTCAGGCGCAGCGTTTTGAGGGAGGCAATGCCGCCGACCGCTGGGCCAGCGCCCTGTATCGTCAACTGGCCGCGGGTGCCGCGGCCGGAGTAGGGCAGCATGAGGCAGCCGCCGAGCAACTGCGCCAGGCGCGCCGCATCCAGGAGGCACCGCAGGTGCAGCGTGACCGTTGGCTGCAGGAAGAAGCCCGGCTGCGCTTGGCTGCCGGCCAGATGGAAGAGGCAGTAACGCTGTGGCTCGACTGGCATCAGCGACATGACGGCAGCCCCGACGACCGTTGGCGTCTGGCGCGTGCTTTGGCGGAGCTGGAGCGCTGGGAAGAAGCGGCGCAGTGGGTCGAGCGTGCGTTGGCCGACGACCCGGCCCCGGGTGAGCGCCGCCAGGCGCTGGCGGCTACCGTATTCCAACGTGCCGGGCGCGGCGAGCAGGCGCTGGCAAGATTGGAAGCTTCGCTGAACGCACAGGCCGAGCCCGCCGCGTGGCGCCGGGCGGCGGCGTTGGCCCAAGGGCTTGGCGATGCGCAGCGGGCTGCGGCGATATGGGAGGCCGGCTGGCGTCTCGGGGCGTTGGCAGGGGAGGACGACCTGCGTCAGCGCATCGAGCTGCACCTGGCCGCCGGCACTCCGGCCCGGGCCGCCGAATATCTACAAGCGGCGCTGGAGGAAGGGGCACTGCCCGACACCGTTGATCATCGGCGTCTGTTGGCTCGTGCCTGGGAAGCGGCCCGTGATCGCGAGCGCGCGCTGGAGGCTTGGCGTGAGCTGGCGCGGCGCAGTGGAGAAGGCCAAGACTGGCGGCGCCTGGGCCTGCTGGCCCACGCCTGGGGGCGGCCCGAGCTGGCCCGGCAGGCCATGCAACAAGCGCAGCGCCGCGGTGAAGAGATCGATCCGCGCTGGCTCTCGACCCTTTAG
- the xthA gene encoding exodeoxyribonuclease III, with protein MRLVSFNINGLRARMHQLEALIATHQPLVIGLQETKVHDDEFPREAVEAMGYHVHYHGQKGHYGVALMCHKALCPSGPEEVFFGLPGDGEESQRRLIGARLRTADGETLTVWNGYFPQGENIAHPTKFPNKREFYAQLIQLLRERHRPDERLAVMGDFNISPEDIDIGIGEDNRKRWLREGKTSFQPIEREWLGTLKAWGLTDSYRVRYPQVDDRFSWFDYRSRGFEREPRRGLRIDYILVTDPLAKQVRDAGIDYDLRGMERPSDHAPVWTDFDI; from the coding sequence ATACGCCTGGTCTCGTTCAACATCAATGGGCTGCGCGCCCGCATGCACCAGCTCGAGGCGCTGATCGCCACTCACCAGCCGTTGGTGATCGGACTGCAGGAAACCAAGGTTCACGACGACGAGTTTCCCCGCGAGGCAGTCGAGGCCATGGGCTACCACGTCCACTATCATGGCCAGAAAGGCCACTACGGCGTCGCACTGATGTGTCACAAGGCGCTCTGCCCCAGCGGGCCGGAGGAGGTCTTCTTCGGCCTGCCCGGCGACGGCGAAGAGTCCCAGCGCCGCTTGATCGGGGCACGGCTGCGCACCGCCGATGGCGAGACACTGACCGTGTGGAACGGCTACTTCCCGCAGGGCGAGAACATCGCCCACCCGACCAAGTTTCCCAACAAGCGTGAGTTCTACGCCCAACTGATCCAACTGCTGCGCGAACGGCACCGCCCCGACGAGCGGCTGGCGGTGATGGGGGATTTCAACATCTCCCCCGAGGACATCGACATCGGCATCGGCGAGGACAACCGCAAGCGCTGGCTGCGCGAAGGCAAGACCAGCTTCCAGCCTATCGAACGGGAGTGGCTCGGCACGCTCAAGGCGTGGGGGCTTACCGACAGCTATCGCGTGCGCTACCCACAGGTGGATGACCGCTTCAGCTGGTTCGACTACCGCTCCCGCGGTTTCGAACGCGAACCACGGCGCGGGCTGCGCATCGACTACATTCTGGTCACCGATCCCCTGGCCAAGCAGGTGCGCGACGCCGGCATCGACTACGACCTGCGCGGCATGGAACGGCCTTCGGATCACGCTCCAGTGTGGACCGACTTCGACATCTGA
- the rhlB gene encoding ATP-dependent RNA helicase RhlB, with product MSESEQTTAPAENRKPKRRRRKPRRRQSNWDLRQFQVPAVAGKWRFHDFDLPLPLMRAIHALGFEYCTPIQAEALAHTLLGGDVVGKAQTGTGKTAAFLISILAYFLEEEVPDGQKPGAPRALIVAPTRELALQIEKDAKALARFTDLNVASVVGGMDYQKQRDNLGKKLDILVATPGRLLDFHEKRDVDLTQVEVLVLDEADRMLSMGFIPDVKRIIRHTPKKEERQTFLFSATFSQDILNLASQWTHQPTHVEIEVTVDNKANIDQRVYVVSDDDKPKLLINLLKQESFDRVMVFGNRRDLVRKLESLLKKADVNVAMLSGDVPQNQRIKTLERFREGEVQVLVATDVAGRGIHIEDVSHVINYTLPEDPEDYVHRIGRTGRAGATGVSISFVGEEDAFSLPEIERYIQDKLPCEHPPEGLL from the coding sequence ATGAGCGAGTCGGAACAGACCACAGCCCCGGCCGAGAACCGCAAGCCCAAGCGTCGTCGTCGCAAGCCGCGCCGTCGCCAGTCGAACTGGGATCTGCGCCAGTTTCAGGTGCCTGCCGTGGCGGGCAAGTGGCGCTTTCACGACTTCGATCTGCCCTTGCCGCTGATGCGCGCCATCCATGCGCTGGGCTTCGAGTACTGCACGCCGATCCAGGCCGAGGCGCTGGCCCACACGCTACTGGGCGGCGACGTGGTCGGCAAGGCCCAGACCGGCACCGGCAAGACCGCCGCCTTCCTGATCTCGATCCTGGCCTACTTCCTTGAGGAAGAGGTGCCGGACGGGCAGAAGCCGGGTGCGCCGCGGGCCCTGATCGTGGCGCCGACCCGTGAGCTGGCGCTGCAGATCGAGAAGGACGCCAAGGCGCTGGCGCGTTTCACCGACCTCAACGTGGCCAGCGTGGTCGGCGGCATGGACTACCAGAAGCAGCGCGACAACCTGGGCAAGAAGCTCGACATTCTAGTGGCCACTCCCGGGCGACTGCTCGACTTCCACGAGAAGCGCGACGTCGACCTGACCCAAGTCGAGGTCCTCGTGCTCGACGAGGCCGATCGCATGCTGTCGATGGGCTTCATTCCTGACGTCAAGCGCATCATCCGCCACACGCCGAAGAAGGAGGAGCGCCAGACCTTCCTGTTCTCGGCCACTTTCTCCCAGGACATCCTCAACCTGGCCAGCCAGTGGACGCATCAGCCGACCCACGTTGAGATCGAGGTCACTGTCGACAACAAGGCCAACATCGATCAGCGTGTCTACGTGGTTAGCGACGACGACAAGCCGAAGCTGCTGATCAACCTGCTCAAGCAGGAAAGCTTCGACAGGGTGATGGTGTTCGGCAACCGCCGCGACCTGGTGCGCAAACTCGAGAGCCTGCTCAAGAAGGCCGACGTCAACGTGGCGATGCTCTCCGGCGACGTGCCGCAGAATCAGCGCATCAAGACCCTGGAGCGCTTCCGCGAGGGTGAAGTGCAGGTGCTGGTGGCCACCGATGTGGCCGGCCGCGGCATCCATATCGAGGATGTCAGCCACGTGATCAACTACACCCTTCCCGAGGATCCGGAGGACTACGTTCACCGTATCGGCCGTACCGGCCGTGCCGGGGCCACCGGGGTGTCGATCAGCTTCGTCGGCGAGGAGGACGCCTTCTCGCTGCCCGAAATCGAGCGCTACATTCAGGACAAGCTGCCCTGCGAGCATCCGCCCGAGGGATTGCTGTAA